A region of Rhodoferax potami DNA encodes the following proteins:
- the scpB gene encoding SMC-Scp complex subunit ScpB, giving the protein MNMVDAKRVLETALICSPQPLTVRVLRELFADEIGADTVKSLLLELQTEWAERGVELVSVASGWRFQSRPEMREFLDRLHPEKPPKYTRATLETLAIIAYRQPVTRGDMEDIRGVTISSLLIKQLEDRGWVEVIGHREAPGRPALYATTRQFLDDLGLSSLDQLPLLESPDRGTDPVKDFGDMLGVADQASMKAEPTEGQQLTMSLQATSHAVENGISL; this is encoded by the coding sequence ATGAACATGGTCGATGCTAAGCGTGTGCTCGAAACCGCTTTGATTTGTTCACCTCAGCCTTTGACGGTTCGCGTGCTGAGAGAGCTATTTGCCGATGAAATCGGTGCAGATACGGTCAAGTCCTTGTTGCTGGAACTCCAGACGGAGTGGGCTGAGCGCGGTGTAGAGTTGGTGAGTGTGGCGTCTGGCTGGCGATTTCAGAGTCGTCCCGAGATGCGGGAGTTTCTGGACAGGCTCCACCCGGAGAAACCCCCCAAGTACACCCGTGCGACGCTGGAGACTTTGGCCATCATCGCTTACCGCCAACCGGTTACGCGCGGGGATATGGAAGACATTCGGGGAGTCACGATCAGTTCACTGTTGATCAAGCAGTTGGAGGATCGGGGTTGGGTAGAAGTTATTGGGCATCGTGAGGCGCCCGGGAGGCCGGCGCTTTATGCGACAACGCGGCAGTTTTTGGACGATTTGGGCTTGAGCTCGTTGGATCAGCTTCCTTTGTTGGAGTCGCCAGATCGCGGCACAGACCCTGTGAAGGATTTTGGCGATATGTTGGGGGTTGCGGATCAGGCCTCCATGAAAGCCGAACCGACCGAGGGTCAACAGTTAACTATGTCATTGCAAGCGACTTCGCACGCAGTGGAAAACGGAATATCACTATGA
- a CDS encoding pseudouridine synthase yields MNDNDNINDAEASQEIEAPAPSDGISVKVGGNRFDDVISGQFDADEAAEDVSLPKRVLAPLAETPKLHKVLAQSGMGSRLEMEQLILEGRISVNNEPAHIGQRIQFGDNIKVNGKPIRFRIDPPPARVIAYHKPVGEVVTHDDPQNRPTVFRRLPKLHQGKWQSVGRLDLNTEGLLLFTSSGELANNLMHPRFGLEREYAVRVLGALTKEEKQALISGVQLDDGIAQFGSIEDGGGEGSNCWYRVTISEGRNREVRRMLESVGHAVSRLIRIRYGAMVLPRGLKRGAWMELDESDIRLLMQAAGTPKPRLHEEGAAGGGGARSRGRGGRQGGRGPAYPRDAALPTPPARQGRGKPPRQATRQEGSGQPDPMKTSLGYIGADSFSRQRQEASGRGRPGGGQRRSGGRSR; encoded by the coding sequence ATGAACGATAACGACAATATCAACGATGCTGAAGCTTCTCAGGAGATTGAAGCCCCCGCTCCATCGGACGGCATTTCTGTGAAAGTGGGGGGGAACCGCTTTGATGATGTTATTTCCGGCCAATTCGATGCAGATGAAGCCGCAGAAGATGTCAGCTTGCCCAAGCGGGTCTTGGCGCCGCTCGCCGAGACCCCGAAGTTGCATAAAGTACTTGCCCAGTCGGGAATGGGGTCGCGGCTTGAAATGGAGCAGCTGATTCTCGAAGGGCGGATTTCGGTGAACAACGAACCTGCCCACATCGGGCAGCGGATTCAGTTTGGTGACAACATCAAGGTCAACGGTAAGCCGATTCGCTTTCGCATCGATCCGCCACCCGCACGCGTGATTGCTTATCACAAGCCAGTCGGTGAGGTAGTGACCCATGATGACCCCCAAAATCGGCCCACCGTGTTTCGCCGTTTGCCAAAGCTCCACCAAGGGAAGTGGCAATCCGTCGGGCGATTGGATTTGAATACAGAAGGCTTGTTGTTGTTTACCAGCTCTGGCGAGTTGGCTAACAATCTGATGCATCCGCGATTCGGCTTGGAGCGAGAATACGCAGTGCGTGTTTTGGGCGCCCTCACGAAAGAGGAAAAGCAAGCCTTGATAAGCGGCGTTCAGCTGGACGACGGAATCGCACAATTCGGCTCTATTGAAGATGGCGGTGGTGAAGGATCCAACTGCTGGTACCGCGTGACCATTTCTGAAGGCCGCAACCGCGAGGTTCGCCGTATGTTGGAGTCTGTCGGGCATGCGGTGAGCCGACTCATTCGTATTCGCTACGGCGCCATGGTGCTTCCACGGGGTCTTAAGCGCGGTGCTTGGATGGAGTTGGATGAATCAGACATCCGCTTGTTGATGCAGGCAGCCGGAACACCCAAACCCCGCCTCCATGAAGAGGGAGCTGCCGGTGGCGGTGGTGCGCGCTCGCGTGGGCGCGGCGGTCGGCAGGGCGGGCGTGGTCCTGCGTATCCGAGGGATGCTGCGCTACCAACACCTCCTGCCCGTCAAGGACGGGGAAAACCCCCTCGTCAAGCCACACGCCAAGAGGGCAGTGGTCAACCTGATCCGATGAAAACATCTTTAGGTTACATCGGTGCAGACAGCTTTTCGCGACAGCGGCAAGAGGCAAGCGGCCGAGGTCGCCCGGGTGGCGGTCAGCGCCGTTCTGGCGGCAGAAGTCGTTAA
- the ndk gene encoding nucleoside-diphosphate kinase — MAIERTLSIIKPDAVAKNVIGQIYARFEAAGLKVVAARMAHLSRGEAEAFYAVHKERPFFKDLVDFMVSGPVMIQALEGEGAIAKNRDLMGATDPKKAAAGTIRADFADSIDANAVHGSDAPETAAVEIGFFFAGMNVYSR, encoded by the coding sequence ATGGCAATCGAACGCACACTCTCTATCATCAAACCTGACGCAGTCGCCAAGAACGTGATCGGTCAGATCTATGCTCGTTTTGAAGCCGCTGGACTGAAGGTTGTGGCTGCACGCATGGCACACCTGTCGCGCGGTGAAGCAGAAGCTTTTTACGCTGTGCACAAAGAGCGTCCTTTCTTCAAGGACTTGGTGGACTTCATGGTTTCCGGTCCTGTAATGATCCAGGCCTTGGAAGGCGAAGGCGCAATCGCTAAAAACCGCGACCTGATGGGCGCAACTGACCCTAAAAAGGCTGCTGCAGGTACCATCCGCGCTGACTTCGCTGACAGCATCGATGCCAATGCAGTGCACGGCTCTGACGCTCCAGAAACTGCAGCTGTGGAAATCGGCTTCTTCTTTGCCGGTATGAACGTTTACTCGCGTTAA
- the rlmN gene encoding 23S rRNA (adenine(2503)-C(2))-methyltransferase RlmN has product MAVNLLDFDLEGLAAFCESLGEKKFRATQLFRWVHQKGADQFDDMSDLARSLRDKLKGNAEITALPVMTQHISADGTIKWLFDVGGGDAVETVFIPESDRGTLCISSQAGCAVGCRFCSTGHQGFSRNLKTWEILAQLWFAEHFLRKHLGVQERVISNVVMMGMGEPLQNYAALVPALRTMLDDHGYGLSRRRVTVSTSGVVPMMDRLKDDCPVALAVSLHAPTDVLRDNLVPLNKKYPLVELLSACKRYLERAPRDFITFEYCMLDGVNDSPEHARALLTLVREADIPCKFNLIPFNPFPASGLLRSKNNVVQEFARILLDGGLVTTVRKTRGDDIDAACGQLAGDVKDRTNVSNRISKQRTIMLQQIGEQKNFN; this is encoded by the coding sequence ATGGCGGTCAACCTGCTCGATTTCGACCTCGAGGGTCTGGCCGCCTTCTGCGAAAGCTTAGGCGAGAAAAAGTTTCGCGCGACTCAACTATTTCGTTGGGTCCATCAAAAAGGCGCAGACCAATTTGATGACATGAGCGACCTCGCCCGATCTCTCAGAGACAAATTAAAAGGCAATGCTGAAATCACCGCATTGCCGGTAATGACGCAGCATATATCTGCTGACGGAACCATCAAATGGCTGTTTGATGTCGGTGGCGGTGACGCTGTCGAAACAGTCTTTATCCCGGAGTCCGATCGAGGAACGCTTTGTATTTCTTCTCAGGCGGGTTGTGCGGTGGGTTGTCGTTTTTGCTCGACAGGCCACCAGGGATTCAGTCGAAATTTGAAGACGTGGGAGATTTTGGCGCAGCTGTGGTTTGCTGAGCACTTCCTGCGCAAACATCTCGGGGTTCAAGAGCGCGTTATCTCCAATGTGGTGATGATGGGCATGGGGGAACCGCTCCAAAATTACGCCGCCTTGGTGCCTGCACTGAGGACCATGCTGGACGACCATGGTTATGGTTTGTCGCGACGGCGAGTGACGGTCTCAACCTCTGGCGTGGTTCCCATGATGGATCGTCTCAAAGACGATTGTCCAGTGGCTTTAGCCGTGTCTTTGCACGCACCTACAGATGTACTGCGCGACAACTTGGTGCCCTTGAACAAGAAGTATCCCCTGGTAGAGCTTCTGAGCGCATGCAAGCGTTACCTCGAAAGAGCGCCGCGCGATTTCATTACGTTTGAATATTGCATGCTCGATGGCGTTAATGACAGCCCCGAACACGCGCGAGCCTTGCTGACATTGGTTCGCGAGGCCGATATTCCTTGCAAGTTCAATCTGATTCCGTTTAACCCTTTTCCAGCGTCGGGGCTTTTGCGCTCAAAGAACAATGTGGTCCAGGAGTTCGCCCGGATTTTGCTGGATGGTGGGCTTGTGACTACGGTTCGTAAAACGCGGGGAGATGATATCGACGCAGCGTGCGGACAGCTCGCCGGTGACGTCAAAGATCGCACGAATGTGAGCAACCGGATAAGCAAGCAACGCACGATCATGCTGCAGCAAATCGGTGAGCAAAAAAACTTCAATTGA
- the pilW gene encoding type IV pilus biogenesis/stability protein PilW — translation MSKKTSIEMGPAMTESRQSTVKVATRKLALMLGGALAIAVLGFLQGCSSAPSISPGTDIATDSDETPARKRAKIRLELAAGYYSNGQTRVALDEIKQSIAADPGIYEAHNLRGLIYMQLNDFGLADESFRRALQLSPQAAAVQHNYGWMLCQQGRMPEAYANFSAAINNPLYQERAKSWMALGVCQKTAGLRDEALVSLTRALELEPGNPVAGYNLALLFVLRGDLSRAQSQIRRVNNSEFANSETLWLGVKIERRLGNRDSAAQLGTQLAKRFPVSKEASLLERGAFDE, via the coding sequence GTGAGCAAAAAAACTTCAATTGAAATGGGGCCCGCGATGACTGAAAGTAGGCAATCGACGGTGAAAGTCGCTACGCGTAAGCTCGCCCTTATGTTGGGGGGGGCTTTGGCGATTGCTGTGTTGGGTTTCCTTCAAGGCTGCTCATCCGCTCCCTCCATTTCACCGGGTACGGACATTGCAACCGATTCCGACGAGACGCCAGCCCGCAAGCGTGCCAAGATTCGATTGGAGTTGGCGGCTGGCTATTACAGCAATGGTCAAACGCGGGTTGCGCTTGACGAGATCAAGCAGTCCATTGCTGCTGACCCGGGAATCTACGAAGCGCACAATTTGCGCGGTTTGATTTACATGCAACTCAATGATTTTGGGTTGGCAGATGAGAGCTTCAGGCGTGCGCTTCAGTTAAGCCCGCAGGCGGCAGCTGTTCAGCACAATTATGGTTGGATGCTCTGTCAGCAAGGGCGGATGCCAGAGGCCTACGCTAATTTTTCTGCAGCAATTAACAATCCCCTGTACCAAGAGCGTGCCAAATCGTGGATGGCGCTTGGCGTTTGTCAGAAAACTGCGGGTTTGCGAGACGAGGCACTGGTGAGTCTGACCCGGGCGCTCGAGCTGGAGCCGGGCAATCCGGTTGCAGGCTACAACTTGGCTCTGTTGTTTGTCCTGCGCGGAGATTTATCGAGAGCGCAATCCCAGATCCGTCGCGTAAATAACAGCGAGTTTGCAAATTCTGAGACGCTATGGCTGGGCGTAAAGATTGAGCGCAGGTTAGGGAACCGAGATTCTGCGGCCCAGTTGGGCACACAGTTGGCGAAAAGGTTCCCGGTATCTAAAGAGGCAAGTTTGCTTGAGCGAGGGGCGTTTGATGAGTGA
- a CDS encoding helix-turn-helix domain-containing protein, which yields MSEAGGEAAEQGSVVTNNLPSAGEMLRNAREAAGLHIAALAVSMKVPVKKLEALESDRIDLLPDAVFVRALASSVCRALKIDPAPILERLPHVVAPQFQVADRGINEPFKDQQNWVKSSMLDIVKRPSALLVLGLLTCAVLVFAIPKVQLPGWLTTSETEPAELMPPADSVPGMSAPKQESSEKAAGVEVVPSAAVPPQNTASQVVAVAPEPIVPASGSQTGKDFLLVRAKGTTWVQVVDANGAVLLRRTLQGGTTTAVNGVPPLAVIVGKADLAEVEVRGKPFVMTDVSKDNVARFEVK from the coding sequence ATGAGTGAAGCGGGTGGCGAGGCGGCAGAGCAGGGCAGTGTTGTGACCAACAATCTGCCCAGTGCCGGTGAAATGCTGCGCAATGCGCGCGAAGCGGCTGGGTTGCACATCGCTGCGCTAGCTGTTTCCATGAAGGTTCCAGTCAAGAAGTTGGAGGCGCTGGAGTCAGACCGAATAGATTTGTTGCCAGATGCGGTATTCGTGCGGGCTCTGGCCTCCAGTGTTTGTCGTGCGCTGAAAATTGATCCGGCCCCCATTCTTGAGCGTTTGCCACATGTGGTAGCTCCCCAGTTTCAAGTGGCGGATCGAGGAATTAACGAGCCCTTCAAGGATCAACAAAACTGGGTCAAATCTTCGATGCTGGACATCGTGAAGAGACCAAGTGCATTGTTGGTACTTGGGCTGTTGACATGCGCTGTGTTGGTCTTTGCTATTCCAAAGGTGCAGTTGCCCGGCTGGCTCACCACTTCGGAGACTGAGCCCGCAGAGCTGATGCCTCCTGCGGATTCCGTACCTGGCATGAGTGCACCAAAGCAAGAGTCCAGCGAGAAGGCTGCTGGTGTTGAAGTTGTTCCAAGTGCTGCTGTTCCCCCGCAAAACACGGCAAGTCAGGTAGTGGCAGTTGCGCCTGAGCCGATAGTTCCTGCCAGCGGTAGTCAAACCGGCAAGGATTTTTTACTCGTCCGTGCCAAGGGAACTACCTGGGTACAAGTGGTTGATGCCAATGGTGCGGTTTTATTGCGCAGGACATTACAAGGGGGCACCACTACCGCAGTGAATGGAGTTCCGCCTCTGGCAGTCATTGTGGGTAAAGCAGACCTTGCAGAGGTCGAAGTTCGGGGTAAGCCGTTTGTGATGACGGATGTTTCAAAAGATAACGTTGCTCGTTTCGAGGTGAAGTAG
- the ispG gene encoding flavodoxin-dependent (E)-4-hydroxy-3-methylbut-2-enyl-diphosphate synthase codes for MDQGLPIALAQPLPRGSLQSEVRWGSHVVTVGGAAPVRIQSMTNTDTEDAIGTAIQVKELAAAGSELVRITVNTPEAAQAVPHIRAQLDRMGVNVPLIGDFHFNGHRLLTEYPECAESLSKYRINPGNVGKGDKRDRQFAQMIEAAIRWDKPIRIGVNWGSLDQELLASLMDENSRRSQPWDAKQVMYEALITSAITSAEKAEEIGLPGHQIMLSCKVSGVSDLVAVYRELARRSKYALHLGLTEAGMGTKGTVASATALGILLQEGIGDTIRVSLTPAPGEARIQEVIVASEIIQSLGLRKFVPSVTACPGCGRTTSTTFQELTKQIDDFLRDQMPVWRIQYPGVENMKVAVMGCIVNGPGESKHADIGISLPGTGEAPAAPVYIDGEKKMTLRGDSIASEFQTVVENYIKARFTPPSPQA; via the coding sequence GTGGACCAAGGATTACCTATTGCATTAGCGCAGCCCTTGCCTCGCGGGAGTTTGCAGTCAGAGGTCAGGTGGGGCAGTCATGTCGTCACTGTGGGCGGCGCGGCTCCTGTGCGTATTCAATCCATGACGAATACCGATACCGAAGATGCGATCGGTACAGCGATTCAGGTGAAAGAGCTGGCAGCGGCGGGCTCAGAGCTAGTCCGAATCACGGTGAATACACCCGAAGCAGCCCAAGCAGTGCCTCATATTCGGGCGCAATTGGATCGTATGGGTGTCAATGTCCCGCTGATCGGTGACTTTCATTTCAACGGTCATCGCTTGTTGACTGAATACCCAGAATGTGCCGAGTCGTTGTCCAAGTACCGTATCAATCCCGGGAATGTGGGCAAGGGTGACAAACGTGACCGTCAGTTTGCACAAATGATCGAGGCGGCTATCCGTTGGGACAAGCCGATCAGAATCGGAGTGAACTGGGGTAGCTTGGATCAAGAGCTCTTGGCCTCATTGATGGATGAAAACAGCCGCAGGTCTCAGCCCTGGGATGCCAAGCAGGTCATGTATGAAGCACTGATTACCTCGGCTATTACTTCCGCAGAGAAAGCCGAAGAAATCGGCTTGCCCGGGCATCAAATTATGTTGTCCTGCAAGGTCAGTGGTGTGTCCGATCTGGTCGCTGTGTATCGGGAGCTCGCCCGACGCTCAAAGTATGCGTTGCACTTGGGGTTGACCGAAGCCGGAATGGGCACCAAGGGCACGGTGGCCTCTGCCACGGCCTTGGGTATTCTTTTGCAAGAGGGCATTGGCGACACCATTCGTGTGTCGCTAACCCCTGCTCCCGGTGAGGCGCGGATTCAGGAAGTGATCGTCGCTTCCGAGATCATTCAATCACTCGGTTTGCGCAAGTTTGTGCCCAGTGTTACCGCTTGTCCGGGTTGCGGCAGGACCACCAGCACCACATTCCAAGAGCTCACCAAGCAGATCGACGATTTCTTAAGAGATCAGATGCCGGTTTGGCGCATACAGTATCCTGGTGTCGAAAACATGAAGGTGGCGGTGATGGGCTGCATTGTCAACGGGCCGGGGGAGAGTAAGCATGCTGATATCGGCATCAGTCTTCCCGGTACAGGCGAGGCCCCAGCAGCCCCGGTCTACATTGACGGTGAAAAGAAAATGACCCTGCGCGGGGATTCCATCGCCAGCGAGTTCCAAACAGTTGTTGAGAATTACATCAAGGCGCGCTTCACGCCTCCATCCCCTCAAGCTTGA
- the hisS gene encoding histidine--tRNA ligase — protein sequence MDKIVAVKGMNDILPPQSASWEALESLVRNVMRRFAFENIRTPIVEPTALFVRGLGEVTDIVEKEMYSFEDRLNGEALTLRPENTAGVVRAVVEHSLLYNGPKRLYYMGPMFRHERPQRGRYRQFHQIGAEALGFGGPEVDAEVILMAHMLWQELGLTDIELQINSLGQPEERHRHRAALIEHFESHKDALDEEAKRRLHLNPLRLLDSKNPAMQPVIEAAPKLIDFLGSASKAHLDSVLRLLESHGVPYTINPRLVRGMDYYNLTVFEFVTTKLGSQGTVCAGGRYDYLIEQIGGKPSPGVGWAMGVERVLELIQESARPLPTPVLDVFAVILDSDYLPSVMPVLSSLRQAGLSVQMQASTPEGMPSLKSQFKRADSSGARYALVFGPDEISSGQVTIKSLRNADVPQVTIALTEVAQWASHQAS from the coding sequence GTGGACAAAATCGTTGCAGTCAAAGGTATGAACGATATTCTCCCGCCGCAATCTGCGTCGTGGGAAGCGCTGGAGTCATTGGTTCGTAACGTGATGCGCCGGTTTGCTTTTGAAAATATTCGCACCCCGATCGTCGAGCCCACCGCATTGTTTGTGCGTGGGCTAGGCGAAGTGACGGATATTGTTGAAAAGGAAATGTATTCATTCGAGGATCGCTTGAATGGTGAAGCTCTGACGTTGCGCCCTGAAAACACCGCAGGTGTTGTGCGCGCTGTGGTCGAGCATTCTTTGCTCTACAACGGTCCCAAACGCTTGTATTACATGGGCCCTATGTTCCGGCATGAACGCCCGCAGCGGGGGCGCTACCGTCAATTCCATCAGATCGGTGCCGAGGCCTTAGGTTTCGGTGGGCCTGAGGTGGATGCGGAGGTCATCCTCATGGCGCACATGCTATGGCAAGAGCTGGGTCTGACAGATATCGAGTTGCAGATCAACAGCTTAGGCCAACCGGAGGAGCGACACCGGCATCGGGCGGCACTCATTGAGCATTTTGAGTCTCATAAGGACGCTCTTGATGAGGAGGCCAAGCGCCGTTTGCACTTGAATCCACTGCGTCTGTTGGACTCCAAGAATCCTGCTATGCAGCCTGTGATTGAGGCCGCGCCCAAGTTGATTGATTTTCTTGGCAGCGCTTCCAAGGCACATTTAGATTCGGTCCTCCGACTTCTGGAAAGCCACGGGGTTCCCTACACCATCAATCCTCGCTTGGTCCGCGGTATGGACTATTACAACTTAACTGTTTTTGAGTTCGTGACAACCAAACTCGGATCGCAGGGGACAGTCTGTGCCGGCGGTCGCTACGACTACTTGATTGAACAAATAGGCGGCAAGCCTTCTCCGGGCGTGGGCTGGGCCATGGGGGTCGAACGGGTTCTGGAGCTGATTCAAGAATCTGCGCGCCCACTTCCGACACCTGTCCTGGATGTGTTTGCGGTTATTTTGGATTCCGACTATTTACCGTCTGTGATGCCGGTTTTGTCGTCACTGCGCCAGGCTGGTTTATCAGTGCAGATGCAGGCCAGCACGCCAGAGGGCATGCCCAGTCTCAAGTCTCAATTCAAGCGTGCCGACAGTTCTGGGGCGCGCTACGCATTGGTGTTCGGGCCCGATGAAATATCCTCGGGACAGGTCACCATCAAATCACTAAGAAACGCGGATGTTCCGCAAGTCACTATTGCGCTTACTGAAGTAGCGCAATGGGCGTCGCATCAAGCGTCATAA
- a CDS encoding YfgM family protein encodes MANHLDLEEQEQLDQFKHFWKQYGNAITWVLIAVLGSFAAWNGYQWWSKRQAEQASAMYEEVERLIGTGDLVASTRAFDDMKQRFPSVFYTQQSGLNLAKAAYLSGKPDVAKTALTWVAGSKADTGLAALAKVRHAGLLIESKEFDEAGKLLSTDFPSEFGGLVADKRGDLALSQGKSDDAAQRFNEALKLLPQQDQYRRLVEVKLAALGSTEAK; translated from the coding sequence ATGGCAAACCATTTAGATCTCGAAGAACAAGAGCAACTTGACCAGTTCAAGCATTTTTGGAAGCAGTACGGTAATGCAATCACTTGGGTGTTGATCGCAGTGCTCGGGAGCTTCGCCGCATGGAACGGATACCAATGGTGGAGTAAGCGCCAAGCCGAGCAAGCTTCGGCCATGTATGAGGAGGTTGAACGTCTCATCGGAACAGGAGATCTGGTTGCGTCTACCCGTGCCTTTGATGATATGAAGCAACGCTTTCCTTCTGTTTTTTACACCCAGCAATCTGGTTTGAATTTGGCCAAAGCGGCCTATCTTTCCGGCAAACCGGACGTAGCGAAAACTGCCTTGACTTGGGTTGCAGGTAGCAAGGCAGATACCGGCCTTGCCGCTTTGGCTAAAGTGCGTCATGCGGGTTTGTTGATCGAGTCGAAAGAGTTTGATGAAGCGGGTAAGTTGTTGTCTACCGACTTCCCGTCCGAATTCGGCGGATTGGTCGCTGACAAACGAGGGGACTTGGCGCTATCTCAAGGAAAGAGCGACGATGCGGCCCAAAGATTCAATGAAGCGCTCAAGCTATTGCCCCAGCAAGACCAGTATCGGCGCTTGGTAGAGGTCAAACTCGCAGCGCTAGGCTCTACCGAAGCGAAGTGA
- the bamB gene encoding outer membrane protein assembly factor BamB — protein sequence MDKRYSLLSLTTALISCVVLSACSGPTKQKPAELAPLVPSLGVKNVWKGAVGEVSFPLELKSSGSEIYLATTAGSVVSLDGESGAVRATGNAGAGISAAIGAGDGRVALTTVTGEVVVMQGGKSLWRQNLGAVAITPPLVAGGRVFVMTPDRTLSAFDGETGKRLWQQQRGADTLVLDRPGVLFPVGDTLVVGLGGRLVGLNPSNGSQKWDVPVALGRGTNEVERLVDVVSGISRRGASVCVRAYASAVACVDTGSGKSVWSKIANGFTGIGGGDTAVFGSESDGTLIAWSRKDGERLWQSDKFKWRELGTPVLLGSTLVVPDNAGLLHLLSAADGAIVGRLQLDGTPLAATPVLSGNTLVAVTQKGGVFAFRPE from the coding sequence ATGGACAAGCGGTATTCCCTTCTCAGTCTTACCACCGCGCTTATCAGTTGCGTGGTGTTGTCGGCCTGTTCTGGTCCGACCAAGCAAAAGCCAGCTGAGCTTGCGCCCTTGGTTCCCTCATTGGGTGTCAAGAACGTCTGGAAGGGCGCCGTTGGTGAAGTTTCCTTTCCCTTGGAACTCAAAAGTTCAGGGAGCGAGATCTACTTGGCTACTACCGCGGGCTCGGTTGTTTCCTTAGACGGAGAAAGTGGTGCAGTGCGCGCAACCGGCAATGCCGGAGCAGGGATTTCTGCAGCCATTGGGGCCGGCGACGGACGTGTTGCGCTCACCACGGTCACGGGTGAAGTGGTTGTAATGCAGGGTGGCAAGTCTCTCTGGCGGCAGAATCTAGGTGCGGTGGCGATCACTCCGCCTTTGGTTGCCGGTGGTCGCGTGTTTGTGATGACGCCTGATCGCACCCTGTCTGCCTTCGATGGCGAAACTGGAAAGCGGCTGTGGCAACAGCAGCGCGGCGCGGATACGCTGGTTTTGGATCGGCCGGGTGTTTTATTTCCCGTCGGAGACACCTTGGTCGTCGGGCTCGGCGGTCGCCTCGTGGGACTCAATCCCAGCAACGGGAGCCAGAAATGGGATGTGCCTGTAGCACTGGGGCGCGGTACCAATGAGGTAGAGCGCTTGGTGGATGTTGTCTCCGGCATAAGCCGCAGGGGTGCCAGCGTCTGCGTCCGAGCTTACGCGAGCGCTGTGGCCTGCGTAGACACAGGGTCCGGTAAATCTGTGTGGTCCAAGATCGCCAATGGCTTTACGGGCATCGGTGGCGGAGACACTGCGGTCTTTGGTTCTGAATCCGACGGTACGCTCATTGCGTGGAGTCGCAAGGACGGTGAGAGGCTTTGGCAATCAGACAAGTTCAAGTGGCGTGAGTTGGGCACTCCTGTCTTGTTGGGCTCTACACTCGTTGTGCCGGATAATGCGGGTCTGTTGCATCTGCTCTCTGCCGCAGATGGTGCGATAGTCGGGCGCCTTCAGCTCGACGGTACGCCACTTGCCGCTACGCCAGTCCTTTCAGGCAATACCCTGGTCGCAGTGACTCAAAAGGGGGGCGTATTTGCCTTCCGTCCCGAATAA